In Drechmeria coniospora strain ARSEF 6962 chromosome 03, whole genome shotgun sequence, the DNA window TTCGTGGGTGCCTACAGTGCACAAGCAATATCAATAGTTGTaaagtattaatattaatactcGTCTATCTGCGGAACAATGTGCCTCTTTACTTGTGCAAATAATGCACGTACAGTAGTtagtactttacttactgGACTctgtacctactgtacctacatTGTACGGGTGCTGTTTTCTGTTCAACGCTGCCAACGTAACGAACCGAATGCCCCATCTTGCATGCACGATTGCGCGTACGCAACCAAGGACGAGAGCTGGGAAGATGTGCAGCACatttgtacctgtacttgcaaggaaGTAAGGGGGCATGTAAATGCTAAAGTATTGCCCTTAGCATGAGCACGTGGAAGTGTACCTGGAATGTGCTCGGAAGTGTGCTTGGATGTGtacggtgcaagtacggagtactgtacttcgaATTGGATACTGTGTACAGTCAGTCACaagacaaaagtgacgattcaattttggttgCACTACTgctacaaattgaatcgatatttttgccaccccaccgtACATGCGTGCCCAGAACCTcgtaagcactgtactttcTGTGATTGTATTACTGCAGTGGCAGCGAcgtagcgctaccaaaattgaatcgtcacttttgtctagtgactgtacttacggagtacaggaggaggtgtagttgtacttctGCAGAGTACCACTAAGAGagcaatgtactgtacaacgacggagtactacaaatgtactgtactccgtactgtacgatCGCACGGaggaagtacttgtatcaGTACTCCGCAGTAAGTATCTTGCACAGTTTACACACTCGACCTGCCAGTGGGTCTGATGGTAATACTGTTGCTCTATATGTTGTAAAGGAGGTGTAAgtaaagtaatacttgcacaagtacagtagaagtacacctacatgtaaaTCCGTACATTTGCAAGCACATACAGAACAGTGagaacaagtacggagtacatgctaCTCCaaacttacatgtacaactacatgtggtagtacgttgtacttgtgtacacctacctaggtgcaaaagtacttacagtacggtgtGCGAATCCTCGTGCTAAATACGGAGGGAAAAGTGTGGACGTCCCTGCTATTTCGCTCCAGCATAAAATCCCCCCCACCAGCATTTGCCATCGTCATTCGGCTTCCACCTCCACACAACTCACCTAACCATGAACGCACTATCTCCTAGAGCCATCGAGCTTTTAAATGCCTTTCAGGCTGCTGATATTCGTCTTTTAGAGTGGGAACAAAGGCTATATGCACGCCTAGGATACCCTCTGGTCTTCTCAGGCGTTTGTTCCGACCCGTCTCGAATGCGTGCTGGACTTGCGGGCTAATGGCATTGTCAGGGCCTGTTCttccttgtcgacgacgatcagCTACCGAAAGCGTGCAGTATCGCCACAGGGCTAGGTCTTGAACCCGTCAACCAGGATCAGCTGGCACGAGCGTACCCATCCGAGTTTTCTGATTGTTGTGTTCGCTATTGTCTTGATAAGCCCAGCGACATACGATGGAGTCCTCTACGCCCGCGTCTTGTCCTCTTGCCACTCTCATGGGCTGGTATTTCTCGCAGTGATATGGTAGTTGCACCTTCGGATAGTGAACTACCATGCACCCTCTGGACAGTAACCCTTCCTATTGCGTGCGCGGCTCTCTTGCGCATAATAACGCACGAGAGTTACCAAAGCAAGCTCCGCTATCGTTTATTTCGTGATCTGCAAGGTATTATTGCCTACGGACTATTCGACATGAGCTATGAAGGGGATTATATGGACCTCTCAAATGCACACGAACCACTTACAGATGCAGAGGTATTGGAGATGGAGCAGGCAGTTGGACAAATCAGAAAATGGGCATGGAGGAGCGATGAAGAGTGGATGAGGGAGGCACTCATTCAAGCTGTAACGGGAAAGATCTGCTATGAAGAACTGCCTCATAGCGCATCGGTTTCGCCGTTATTATCGGGCTAGATTTACCGGTAGTAATCATGCTAATTTCTAATTAATTGCTATATCTCATTTTGAGGTACTCAAGTTGGTCCAGTAGCAGTGTAAGCGAGACTGCATCCTTTCTGGAATGCAATTAAATTGATATTCTATTATGAGAACAGTCCCAGTTTTGCACCCAAGAGTTCTTATCCTAACAAAGAGCAACTACTACTTATATTTATTCATGGCATTCGACTTAAGTCGAAGCTTAAATTTACGTCCGATTAGAGCGATATCGAATTCCTTATCGAATGGCCTGTTGAACGCAACGAACGGGTAGACTTCACTCGTATTGTGATGAGGCCCATCTTCCTGTTCCATGTATTGGCTTCTTCAATATATGGCTTCGGTGTGAGGTTTCGAGATAGACAACTACCTGCGTCGCGAAATTGTGAATGCTGTCAACGTGAACTGCAGGAAGCTGCAATGGAGCAACTGCCGACAGCTGTCAAGTCATCGACACTAACCATAGGTTCAGATATGTACCTGCTGCGTTGATTAACGTTTTCTCATCCGGCAATCCTCTTCCACCCAACCTTTTCACCCTTACGCTTTTCAATTTTGCACAATATGGACGCAATTGTTCCCTCAGCCAATAACTCCTTGCgacaggccgccgaggctaTGTCGACCATTCTAAGCCGACGAAATATCCATCATGCTGTAATTGGTGGGGTTGCTGTCCTACTCCTTGGCCACGAACGTCAGACATCAGACCTTGATGTAGTCATCGACGTAAAGAATGCTGAAGAACTGGACCTTGTTTCCGACTACCTCATCGAGGGCGATGCCCGCTTCTCGAAGGAATGCCTCAAGCTCTACTTTACACCATCCGAGGGTCAACAGTCCCGTGTTCTTATTGAACGACTTCCGATCGGATCACTCGGGCTTCCTACGCAGCTCAACATACTTCGGCCCGGTAATGGTAGCTATCTTCCTCCACCTATTCTTACGCTGGGATTATGCTTAGTGTCCCATAGGATTGGTCCCGGTTTTGCACCCGAGAATTCTCATCCTGACAAAGATCAAACGCTGCTCCTGGCTGATTGAGAGCACGCGACCAAAATCCAGGCTCAAGTTCTTGTCCGATGAAAGCGACATCGAATTCCTTATCGAATGGCTGGTTGAACATGACGAAAAGATAGACTTTGTCGGCTACCAGTCACCCGATATGGACAGGTTATATACAGCTGTGCAGAAGATGGTGAAATTCTGGGAAAGGACTGGAAAGGAAGAAAAAGCACAGAGGATTTGCTTGGTGCTTGAGAATCGTGACCGCGAAAGGATCATGAGATAAGTCATGTCATTAGTAAGCCCTCCTGTAGCAGTAGGActcagtacaagtatataTTATACATGCACTCTGGATCCAGTTTGCCGAGTCGTTGTCATTCTTCTTCCACCTTCACACAACCCACCATAACTATGGATCTATTATCTCCTGAAGGCAAGGCCCTGTTAAATGCCTTGGGGGCCGCCGATATTCATCTTATTGAGTGGGAACAAATGCTATGGGCACGTTTAGGATATCCTCTTGGTTTTACAGGCGTTTGTTCCAATCCATCTCCATTACCTGCCTGTTAGATTTGTCGTCTAATAATAATTGTCAGGGCCTGTTCTTTTTAATCGACGACCAACAGCTATCTAATGTCCGCAATATCGCCCCTCAACTAGGCTTTGAACCTGTCAGTCAGCAGCAGTTAGCATACGGGTACCCATCCGAGTTTGCTGATTGCTGTATCCGCTATCGTCTCGAGAATCCTGAAGACATGCAATGGAGTCCTGTAGTACCGCGGCTTGGATTTTTGCCCCTTTCATGGGCTGGAATTTCTTGCAGTGATATGATACCTCTTGCATCTTCCGAAAGCAATCTACCATGCGCAGTCTGGACAATACCCCTTCATACTACGTGTACTTCGCTCTTGCGCATAGTGACGCATGAGAGTTATAAAAGTAAGCTCCGCTATGCATTGTTTCGTGATCTAGCAGGGCTTATTGCGTACGGACTATTCGATATGAGCTATGAAGGGGATTATATAGACTACTCAAATACACACGAACTACTTACAGATGCAGAGGTATTAGAGATGGAGAATGCTATTGGCCAAATTAGAGAATGGACCTGGAAGAGCGACGAAGAGTGGATGAGGGAGGCACTCATTTAGGTAGTGACGGTAAAGATCCGCTATCAAGATCTGCCTCATAGCGAATCAGTTTCACCGTCATTGCAGGGCTAGCTTTACCGGCATTACTCCTACTTTCTAATTACTATGCCTTACAAGTATAGTGTGGTTCCCATGATGCTCCCGTAGTGGTGAAAACGAGACACTAGCCAAATTTTCTGGAGTACCATGAATGCCATTGGGTTCAGCTTAGTTAACTGCAAACAGAAATCGTCATCGCACGCGAGGAGAGAAATATGCTAGTTCGGCCAAAAAGAAGGCCACATCGGGCCGCTCGCCATTCCAATCCAACTGGCTCCTTCGATACATGGCTTCGGTACGACGTACGGAACGTTAATACCGCCACTGTCAGCCGTATGCCTCGATGCGTCACGACTTGAATTAACTCCCCTCCCTAACAAAGCGCGTGCTATGGGTGGATGCGGATGTGTTCGCCTACCATCAAGACGAGGATTACACTATCAAAACAGGCCGCGTATTCACAATGAACTTCAGGCAAGACAAGCAGTGAGCGTGAGAGGTTATTCTACATTCATCTAGCCATGCCAAGCTTTATCACTGATCAAAACATCACTTCTTCCGGCAGCAATCCAAAACTAGTTCTCTAGAACATAGGCCCGCGCAAGGGAGGGCTTGAATGGCGGTTCGAAAGATTTTATTGGCCCAAGTCGACTTGTCTCGCTCCACTGGTATTGATGCTGAACTTGCGGCAAATCATCGTAGGCTGGAAGCTATGGAGACTCGTCCCACGTGGGCTTGAGGGACCATCGCTGCTTCTCGGTGCCCTCGGCAAAAGGGACACCAAGCTCAAACAGTttggtgacgacggcagaAAAGTCGTTGAAGAAGGCCTCGTTGTCCTTGGCGTACTTTTCGGTGAAGGGCTTGAACTTCTTGTCCTGGACAAGCACCATGTCGGTGGGCAGCATCATGAGCGTCTTGGTCTTCTTGTCCTCGTACTGGGGGGAGATTAGCACGACACAAGCTCGCTCGGGCGGCCAAACATCGGGCCAAGCTCACCTGCTTGGGACCGGTCCACTTCTTCCACTGCCacttctcctcgacgagcagccgGTAGTAGTCGTTGGTCAGGATGGTCGGAGAGAAGGTCCAGGGGCCATCAAAGCCAGATCGGTCGGTGTggcagcggccgagggcgtgGGCGCCAGACAGGGCGACGATCTCCTGGTCGTTGAAGCCCATGCGGTAGAAAATGTTGCGCAGGTGATCGCCGCCCTGGGTGGCGTCGGGCAGGCGACCATCGGGTGTGCAGGCGGTCACGTCTCTGTCAGAACGGCCGGGGCGGTAGGGCACGATGGGGCCCTGCATCTCCTGGATGGCggtgacgccggcgaggatcCAAAGGTCGGAGTAGGTGATCCAGGGGAACttggctgcgtcgtcggtcAGCGATTGTGGTGCTCGACGCTTCGTCCGGCCGAGAGGAACTCACCCTTCACAGGCTCGAGAAActgacgggcggcggcgaggccggcgttggcGCCGTGGTCGGCCTCGGGAGAGAAGCGCATGGTGgcgccgttgctgccgccggtACCCGTGGCCTTGTCGAAGGTGCCCGAGGCGTGCCAGGCCAGGCGCAGCAGGACGGGGCCGAAGCTCCCGTCGTCATAGTCatccttctcctcgagccggccggcgaTCTCGTCGTACACCTTTTGGTAGTCCTCCTTGGTGGGGTTGACGAGCTTGGACGACGCGGCGGACGGGGCGCCGTTGACGGTGTAGTACCAGTATCCGAGaccaccggcggcggcgatgccggtCAAGTACAGCCAGGTCGACGATGACTTCTGCGCAGGCTCGGACGAGTACCAGCGACGGCCCTGCTGGCGGAAGCCCTGACGAGGAGCGACGGAGAAGGCGCTGCGAGCCGTCGCCCGGGTCGCCGCACGAGAAACAAGACGAGCTGCGGAGGCCATCTGGCGAACAAGTCAGCACCGAGCACCGAGAGCAGCGGGCGCCTGTGCTGGAGCAGGGTCTGGGTTTGGGGGGTTCGAGCggcctactgtacttggagccAACGGCGACGTGGGCTATTCGGTAAAGGCAAGGAAGGATGGAAGAGAAGTCCTCGGGAAGGATGGAGCGAGGGCAAATTCAAGATATAACCTTGTCCGAGAGAATGTGGACAAAGGCAGGAAGACAAGAAGGCAAGGCAACCGGAGAGCAACGGACGAAATAGGCTTCACCCAAGCAAGGTACGAGAATGAGTGCTGGACAGAACAGGTAAACACGACGGCGAACCGAGGGAGTGAAGGAACTCGCGTATCACCACCAGGGGATCCATCGGGGTTCGTTGAAATTGGAAACGTATGACTGGCTCGTCGGAGACCCGCGGACCTGAGCCATCCTTGGCCCTTGTGGGGACTGCAGCGGCCAGCTCCGAGCTATGACCGACGCTGCCAGCATACAGTAtgaagtactgtaagtactgtacttaacttgtatcactccgtactctgtacatgcaggaagtactatactccgtacatgcacttacttgcaagtactgtactccgtacttacggagtactgtacctacatgtaagcacgccgaagtacagtacatgtacagagtgtGCAGTGCATATACAGAGTGCAGTGAATACACAGAGTACAGTGCGTAGTAAGTTCggactacggagtatacttacaactactgcactgtacatgtacatgtacggagtacatgtacaaccacGTACTTACAAGGAGTAATAGTAATGCCCACCTGGTAGCATCAGTACTTAAGACCAGGACAGAGTTGGTAGTA includes these proteins:
- a CDS encoding cytochrome c peroxidase, which produces MASAARLVSRAATRATARSAFSVAPRQGFRQQGRRWYSSEPAQKSSSTWLYLTGIAAAGGLGYWYYTVNGAPSAASSKLVNPTKEDYQKVYDEIAGRLEEKDDYDDGSFGPVLLRLAWHASGTFDKATGTGGSNGATMRFSPEADHGANAGLAAARQFLEPVKAKFPWITYSDLWILAGVTAIQEMQGPIVPYRPGRSDRDVTACTPDGRLPDATQGGDHLRNIFYRMGFNDQEIVALSGAHALGRCHTDRSGFDGPWTFSPTILTNDYYRLLVEEKWQWKKWTGPKQYEDKKTKTLMMLPTDMVLVQDKKFKPFTEKYAKDNEAFFNDFSAVVTKLFELGVPFAEGTEKQRWSLKPTWDESP